The segment TTCGGCAAAATCGGGCACAACGTGTCGGCGCTCGGATTCGGAGCGATGAACTTGCCACGCGTGCCGTTCGAGCAAGCGAAAGAAGCGTTGAATTACGCCCTCGATCAGGGCATCAACTACATTGATACCGCGGCCGCATATCGAAACAGCGAAGAGATTATCGGCAACTCGATCTCGCATCGCCGATCGGAATTTTTTCTCGCGACGAAGACCAACCAGCGTGAATACGAAGCCGCGAAGTCCGAGATGCTGCGCAGCCTGGAGCGCCTTCAGACGGATACGATCGATCTGTTGCAGATCCATTACGTCAACGACCCGGAAGAATACAAGAAAGCGATGGACGAGAAAAACGGCGCGTACCGGGCCGCTCTGGAGCTTCGCGAGCAGGGCAAAATCCGCTATATCGGCATTACGGGACATCGCCCCGATCTGCTCGCCCGCTGGATTCAGAGCGGCAAATTCGATCAAGTGTTGTTCCACCTCAGCCTCGTTCAGCCGTTCGCCCTGGACGAACTGATTCCGGAGCTGATCCGCCGCGATATGGGGCGCGTCGCCATGAAGCCTTTGTCCGGCGGGTTCGTGCAGCCGGTCGACAAAGCGCTGCGCTTCCCTTACAGCCAGGACGTGCATGTGATCATCTCGGGCATGGTGTCCGTCGAGGAAGTCCGGCAAAATATCGCCGCGATCGAATCGGAACCGGACGAACGGGAACGGGAGGAGCTGCTGGCGCTGTCCGGAGAGCTTGGCGAGCACAACTGCCGCCGCTGCAACTACTGCTCCTGTCCGCTCGAAATCCCGATCCCGGACGTGATGATCTCGAGCAAGGTGCGGGACAAATTCGGCTTGCTGCCGAAAGGCATCGAATTCTACGAGAAGCACCGCGAGAAAATCATCTCCTGTGCCGACTACGAGCCCTGCCGCGAGCAGCCGCAATGCGAGCCGAAATGCCCGTACCATCTGCCTATGGCAAGCGTCATTCGCGAGGCGGCCGGCTTCTACCGGTCGGAGCATTTCCGCGCCAAAGAAGCGTAAGGACGGCTTGGAGCGAACGTCGTGGTGCGGACCGGCCGGCTCCGTACGGAAAGCTTCGCATGGGCCGCACAAGGCACGCGGTCGCGCCTCGTTCCGGCGGAAGTCTGCCGGCCCGTCCGCCCCTGCCGATCTTCGAGCCAAGAAGCCTCTGCCCCCGTCCTTCGCGGGCCGGAGACTTCTTGTTTTTTTAGAGCCGCCGTCCCACAGCCCTCCGCCCGCACGGCGGAAGCGGTCCGGGGCGGCCCGAGCACTTGATGCAAAGGTGTGAATCGGTTATGACCCGTGGACAAAAAAACGGAGACGTTTTCTCCGATGCAGGCTCGCGGCACATTTACGGCCGCGCGGATGCCGGATTCGGCGCGAGCGGCATCGTCTGGGACATCGGCGACAGCCGTGGGCCTCTGCCCGCCGGCTTCGACGCGTGGATTGTCCCGTACCGCGCGAATGAAGCGGCCCAAGCGGCAGCCAGCCTGCCCGCCCCGCTGGCCGAGGCGGTGCTGGAGCTTCAGCGGCGCGGTACGCTCACCGGCAAGCCGGGCGCCGTCGAGCGGCTGCCCACCTGCGGCCTGCTGCCCGTGCCGTACGTGCTGCTGACCGGGCTCGGCTCCGAGCCCGGCCCGCTGCGCCCGCACGCGCTGCGCGCGGCGATGGCCGCGGCGGCCCGCGCAGCGGCGGCGCTCGGCGCGACGGCGCTGGCGGCCACGCTTCCTGCGACAGCCCCGCTGTCGCAGGAAGCGCCTGCCGCCGGCGCCTACAGCGCCTCGCCGTGGGCGCGGCCGCGGCCGAACGCCGAAGCCGCGGGCGAACCCGCCCGCGACTTCGGCTCGGCCGCTCGGGCGGCGGCGGAGGGCCTTGTGCTCGGGGCCTACCGGCCCGCGAGCTACAAGGCCGCCGCCGGCCAGGCCGCGCCCGCGGCGCTGCGCCGCGTCTCGCTGCGACCGGCTGCGCCGCTGGACGCCGCTTCGGCCCGCTCCCTGCGGGAAGCCGCCGAGTTGGGCGCGCTGTACGCGGAAGCGACCGGTTACGCGCGGGACCTCGTCAACCTGCCGAGCAACAAGCTCACCCCGGACGATCTCGCCCGGGAAGCGAAGCGGTTGGCCGACCGATTCGGCCTGCAATGCGAGGTGCTGGACGAAGCGGATCTGCTCGCCCGGGGCATGCTCGGCCTGTATACGGTCGGCCAAGGCAGCGCCCATCCGCCGAGGCTGATTACGCTGCGTTATCAGGGAAAGCCGGAATGGACCGACGTCATCGGATTCGTCGGCAAAGGCATCACCTTTGACACCGGCGGCATCTCCATCAAGCCAGGCGAAGGCATGGAGGAAATGATCAGCGACATGGGCGGCGCGGCCGTCCTGCTCGGGGTGGCCCGCGCGCTCGGCGTCCGCAGGCCGCCGCTGAACGCGGTGTTCGTCATCCCGGCGGCGGAAAATATGCCCTCCGGTTCGGCATATAAGCCCGGCGACATCATCCGGACGTACTCCGGCCGTACGGTGGAAGTGCTGAATACCGACGCCGAAGGCCGCATCGTGCTGGGCGACGGCGTCACGTACGCCATCGAGCAAGGCGCGCAGCGCCTGATCGAGGTGTCCACGCTGACGGGCGCCGTGCTAATCGCGTTGGGCGACGTCGCGACGATGGCGCTGGCGAACGACGAAGCGTTCCTGAACCGGTTCCTGCGGACCGCCGCCCCCTCCGGCGAGAAAATATGGCCGATGCCCGCCTATCCGGAATACTGGGCGATGCTGGAGAGCGACGTCGCGGACCTGAAAAACATGACAAGCCCGCGGAAATGGGCGGGCGCCATCACCGCAGGCTTGTTTGTCGGGGCGTTTGCGGAAAACATCCCGTGGATTCATCTGGATACGGGCGGAACCGCGTGGCTCTGGAGCGAAACAGTACTGGACCCGAAAGGCGGCTCCGGTTCCGTCACGCGGGCGATCCTGTATTATCTGGAGGCGGAAGCGCAAGCTTCGTCCGCAGCCGGAGCCGGTTAATTCAGCGGCAGGGCCGCTCCGCGGCTCTGGCCGGCCGACCGGCTGCGGCGGACCGGCAAGCTCAACGCGAGCGGAGGCAGCTCGTCGAGCCGCAGCGTCAGCCGCTCAACCTCCCGGGTCTTATAGTTGAGCGCTTGGGCGCGGGCGGACAAGGACGGAAGCGAGATGCGCAGCATCGGACGCCGTCCTCCCGTCACCCGGCAATCGCCGGCCGAGACGGGCAAGGTGACGGCTTCTTCCGCAGCGCCCGCATACGGCTCGGCGTTGCGGATCAATTCCAACGGCACGCACAGCCACGTTTTGTTCCAATTGACGCTTCCCGGGCGGAAGCCGATATGCAGCACGCCGGCGTCGTCGGCGCCGCCGCTTTGCCGCCGGATCGCATACTGCTCCTTGCCGCCGGTCCGCCGGATCACTTGTTTTCTCGGAATATCGGGCATCAGCGGCACGAGAATGACAGGCAACGCGCTGGCGATGTACAGCAGCACCCACGATTGCAAATGCCACGCCGCCGCCAAAACGGCGCCAAACACAACAATACCGCCAATAAATGTCAGAATATTATATTTCATCGCTCTTTTCTCCCATTTTGAGTCTCGTTTCTTATCATAGCACAAAGACAAGGGCCCGTGGAACCGGTTTGTCGGGCATCGTCCTCTTTCAAAAACCGGCAACGCCTCCATGCGTTCGCAAGCGCCCCCGTATGCTGGAAGCGATCGGGCGGTTGGGGGTATAATGTATCTAACAAGTCCTCACAAGGAGTGTGTCCTTATGGCCCATCCGACATCGGCGGACAACCGCGTGCCGCCCGGACAGACGGTAACGACCGGATTTCCCGTTCTGCACCACGGTTCCGTCCCCTACTACAACGACATGAGCAAGTGGGATCTTCGTATTTTCGGCCTCGTCGAAGAAGAAGTCCGGTTCACGTACGACGAGTTTATGAAGCTGCCCCGCGCCGAGTTCCGCAACGATATTCACTGCGTCACCACCTGGTCCAAGCTCGACAACATCTGGGAAGGCGTCGCCGTCGAGACGGTCATGCAGCGGGTCAAGCTGAAGCCGGAAGCGAAATTCGTCATGCTGCACGCCGAGCATGGCTGGACGACCAATCTGCCGATCGAGGATTTCCTGCGACCGACCACGTTTTTCGGCTTGAAGCACAACGGCGAGATTTTGACGCCCGAGCACGGTTATCCGGTGCGTATGGTGGTGCCCCATCTTTATTTCTGGAAAAGCGCGAAATGGCTGCGGGGCATCGAATTTATGGACAAGGACAAGCCGGGCTTCTGGGAACGCAATGGCTACCATATGTATGGAGACCCGTGGAAAGAGCAAAGGTTCGATTTCGACTAAAATGAAAATACGAATCTGCTTGACATCTGGGAATAAAAAAAACCCCTGAAGGGATGCTCGCTAAAAGTATAAACCTCTTGGCAGCGCGATGATCTTGCGCAACATATCCTGTGGTAGATGATAGGCGCGCTTGGCACATGTGGGGAAGTCCCTCCGAAAAGGAGGGATGCCTTTGGATACTTTCCAAGTCCCCATGAAT is part of the Paenibacillus thermoaerophilus genome and harbors:
- a CDS encoding sulfite oxidase-like oxidoreductase gives rise to the protein MAHPTSADNRVPPGQTVTTGFPVLHHGSVPYYNDMSKWDLRIFGLVEEEVRFTYDEFMKLPRAEFRNDIHCVTTWSKLDNIWEGVAVETVMQRVKLKPEAKFVMLHAEHGWTTNLPIEDFLRPTTFFGLKHNGEILTPEHGYPVRMVVPHLYFWKSAKWLRGIEFMDKDKPGFWERNGYHMYGDPWKEQRFDFD
- a CDS encoding aldo/keto reductase, which translates into the protein MRYRQFGKIGHNVSALGFGAMNLPRVPFEQAKEALNYALDQGINYIDTAAAYRNSEEIIGNSISHRRSEFFLATKTNQREYEAAKSEMLRSLERLQTDTIDLLQIHYVNDPEEYKKAMDEKNGAYRAALELREQGKIRYIGITGHRPDLLARWIQSGKFDQVLFHLSLVQPFALDELIPELIRRDMGRVAMKPLSGGFVQPVDKALRFPYSQDVHVIISGMVSVEEVRQNIAAIESEPDEREREELLALSGELGEHNCRRCNYCSCPLEIPIPDVMISSKVRDKFGLLPKGIEFYEKHREKIISCADYEPCREQPQCEPKCPYHLPMASVIREAAGFYRSEHFRAKEA
- a CDS encoding leucyl aminopeptidase; its protein translation is MTRGQKNGDVFSDAGSRHIYGRADAGFGASGIVWDIGDSRGPLPAGFDAWIVPYRANEAAQAAASLPAPLAEAVLELQRRGTLTGKPGAVERLPTCGLLPVPYVLLTGLGSEPGPLRPHALRAAMAAAARAAAALGATALAATLPATAPLSQEAPAAGAYSASPWARPRPNAEAAGEPARDFGSAARAAAEGLVLGAYRPASYKAAAGQAAPAALRRVSLRPAAPLDAASARSLREAAELGALYAEATGYARDLVNLPSNKLTPDDLAREAKRLADRFGLQCEVLDEADLLARGMLGLYTVGQGSAHPPRLITLRYQGKPEWTDVIGFVGKGITFDTGGISIKPGEGMEEMISDMGGAAVLLGVARALGVRRPPLNAVFVIPAAENMPSGSAYKPGDIIRTYSGRTVEVLNTDAEGRIVLGDGVTYAIEQGAQRLIEVSTLTGAVLIALGDVATMALANDEAFLNRFLRTAAPSGEKIWPMPAYPEYWAMLESDVADLKNMTSPRKWAGAITAGLFVGAFAENIPWIHLDTGGTAWLWSETVLDPKGGSGSVTRAILYYLEAEAQASSAAGAG